One genomic region from Verrucomicrobiia bacterium encodes:
- a CDS encoding YciI family protein, producing MQTQSKTPQYMLLFRGNDWHKGLSPEQMQQVASQWMAWFERLTAQGKAVAGNPLGFEGKVVSGKNGRMVADGPFAESKEAIGGYFLLQVQSLDEAVAIAQECPGLAHGVKIEVRPVAEQCPLTGEAVPDAQLAEANA from the coding sequence ATGCAAACACAGAGCAAGACACCTCAATACATGCTGCTGTTCCGCGGTAATGATTGGCACAAGGGACTCTCTCCCGAGCAGATGCAACAGGTCGCCAGCCAATGGATGGCCTGGTTCGAACGCCTGACGGCGCAGGGCAAGGCGGTGGCGGGCAATCCGCTGGGGTTTGAAGGCAAAGTGGTTTCAGGCAAAAACGGGCGGATGGTGGCCGATGGCCCGTTTGCCGAATCGAAGGAAGCCATTGGCGGCTATTTCCTGTTGCAGGTCCAGAGCCTCGATGAGGCCGTGGCTATCGCCCAGGAATGTCCCGGGCTGGCCCACGGCGTGAAAATCGAGGTGAGGCCGGTGGCCGAACAATGCCCGCTGACGGGGGAAGCAGTGCCCGACGCGCAACTCGCCGAGGCAAACGCTTAA
- a CDS encoding MFS transporter: MNTSIRFRLFLMMILEFFIWGCWLPLIYNYLPSLGFSASRPPQELAGFIPHNLWVLFSQQSLILNAFPLAAVVGMFFSNQYADRHFSAERFLAFSHFIAGIAILLLAYTRSFWPFFLLMLVHCLLYVPTNSIANSIALSTMKDAQKEFGLVRVGGTIGWILAAWPFTFILVDWDKVRAANPHGPINWLGTVLSSGLSGEALQKGTRWTFIVAGISSLLLAAYSLTLPHTPPKKVEAGANRFAWLESLKLLRQPFVLVLWLVTFIDAFVLYSYFNWTGSFLAAKPEAGGVGIAGNWIMPVMSLGQIAEMLTMFILGATLKRLGWRWTMVIGILGHAARFTIYAFWPQAVPVIIVQLLHGICYAFFFATVYIFADEYFPKDVRASAQGLFNVMILGIGALVANTVCPYLMQSKFTHDGVVNFRGLFLVPLGAALLAALALALFFHPPKKPQPTPAEPEAVTA; the protein is encoded by the coding sequence ATGAACACGTCGATCCGCTTCAGACTTTTCCTCATGATGATCCTGGAATTCTTCATCTGGGGATGCTGGCTGCCGTTGATTTATAATTATCTGCCCAGTCTGGGCTTTTCCGCGTCGCGGCCGCCGCAGGAACTGGCCGGGTTTATTCCTCACAATCTCTGGGTGCTTTTCTCACAACAAAGTCTCATCCTCAACGCCTTTCCCCTTGCCGCCGTGGTGGGGATGTTCTTTAGCAATCAATACGCGGACCGGCATTTTTCGGCAGAACGTTTTCTGGCATTCAGTCATTTTATTGCCGGCATAGCGATTCTATTGCTGGCTTACACGCGCTCGTTTTGGCCCTTTTTCCTGCTGATGCTGGTGCATTGCCTCCTTTATGTGCCGACCAATTCCATCGCCAATTCAATTGCCTTATCCACCATGAAAGACGCCCAAAAGGAATTCGGGCTCGTGCGGGTGGGCGGCACGATTGGATGGATTCTGGCCGCCTGGCCTTTTACGTTTATCCTGGTGGACTGGGACAAGGTGCGCGCGGCTAATCCGCACGGTCCGATCAACTGGCTCGGCACAGTGCTGAGCTCGGGCCTGAGCGGTGAGGCCCTCCAGAAGGGCACGCGCTGGACGTTCATCGTCGCCGGCATCTCTTCGCTGCTGCTGGCCGCCTACAGCCTGACCTTGCCCCACACGCCCCCTAAAAAGGTCGAGGCGGGCGCCAATCGATTTGCGTGGCTCGAGAGCCTCAAGCTGCTTCGCCAGCCCTTTGTGTTGGTCCTGTGGCTGGTGACTTTTATCGACGCGTTCGTCCTCTACAGCTATTTCAATTGGACGGGCTCATTTCTGGCCGCTAAGCCTGAGGCGGGCGGGGTCGGCATTGCCGGCAACTGGATTATGCCGGTCATGAGCCTGGGGCAGATTGCCGAGATGCTGACGATGTTTATCCTTGGCGCAACGCTCAAACGGCTCGGGTGGCGCTGGACGATGGTCATCGGAATTCTCGGGCACGCCGCCCGCTTCACCATTTACGCCTTCTGGCCTCAGGCGGTCCCGGTGATTATCGTGCAACTGCTCCACGGCATTTGTTACGCGTTCTTCTTTGCCACCGTCTATATCTTTGCCGACGAATATTTCCCCAAAGACGTGCGCGCCAGCGCGCAGGGTTTATTCAACGTGATGATCCTGGGGATTGGCGCGCTGGTGGCTAATACGGTCTGCCCTTACTTGATGCAGAGCAAGTTCACCCATGACGGGGTGGTGAACTTCCGTGGCCTTTTCCTCGTGCCGCTGGGCGCCGCTCTGCTGGCAGCACTGGCACTGGCACTGTTCTTCCATCCACCCAAGAAACCTCAGCCCACACCCGCTGAGCCGGAAGCGGTCACGGCGTAA